TAGAGGCTTCACTATTTAAGGTTTGTGCCCACAAGCTGCCCGACAAAAAACACAAAATGGCTACGCTGTAGTATAAAAATACTTGAGTAGCGGAAAAGCCGAGTAGCGGAACTTGAGTCGCAACCGCCAGCGCTAGCGCGATAAAAGCGCTTAAGCCGGCGTAACCCAGTAGCTTGTAGCTTCGCTGTAATTTATTCAATTTATCACCTCATCAATCGCTTGTTACTAAAACGCATCAAGGTGGCAAATAGATCGCCAAGCTAGTTGTTACTGGCAGACTTATCTAATGGCAATACGTTGCAGAACAAGTCCTTTTCGTATTGTTTTTCTAGGTGTTCGCGCCAGTTTCGTTGGCTTATTGGTACTAGGTAGAATGTTTCTCGATTGGTATCGGTCACAAAAGCCATACCGTGGGGCATTAGTTCGTAGTGAATATCGTGTACAAAACTTAACGAAAAGCTTTGCCGACCAGTAAGGTGATTGATGTCTTCTCGTGATAAACACACCCCTTTTTTGTCTTCAGCAAAACGGTCTCGTAACCATGATGAAAACTGTTTAGCGCTAATCATTGTCATAGGAAGCGCCTCCTTAGGTTTGGGTTAATTTTGAACAATTAAACATTAAAGTTATAGCAGAACAATGGGCAGGTGAGATGAGTAAGCCTAAGAAGGTGTGCTGATTTTGCTGTAAATGGATATAAGAAACAAAAACTTAAGAATTTTGAGGGTAAGGCTTAATAACCTTACCCTCAATGACGCTAGAAATTAGCTAGGAAGAATGGGATCAGCAGTGCGTTCACTAAGTCGATAAAGAAGGCACATACTAGCGGCACAATGATGAAGGCTAGATGAGAGTTACCATAGCGCTGCGAAACTGCCGACATGTTAGCCATGGCCGTAGGTGTTGAGCCTAAGGAAATCCCGCCAAAGCCCGAACAAATTACCGCTGCATCATAGGATTTACCCATAGCTGGGAATACCACAAAAATATTCACTAATATGGCAATCATAAATTGTGCTGCAAGAATCGCTAAAATAGGACCGGCTAAATCAATTAAGGTCCAAAGCTGCATGCTCATCAGTGACATTGCTAAAAAGGTGCCCAAAGAAATGTCGGCAATTAAAGCAATGGCTGGTTTGCGAGATGGCCACTGAGTACCGGTTAAACGCGGTAGCGATTTAGGTACCAAGTTGGTCATTACAATACCGGCAAACAAACAGGTCACAAACAAGGGCAGCTGTAGGCCAGCTTGTGAAATGGCTTCATTTAACAAGAAGCCAAGAATAATACATACATGAATGGCTAAAATGGCATCTAAGAAGTCAAAACCAGTAATGCTGTTGTCTTTATTTTTTTCGGCTATACCAATATCTAAAGGCTCTTCTTTTTTAGGTTTTAAGTTGTGTCGATTAACCAAGAACTGGGCAATAGGACCACCCATTAAGCTGGCCAAGATAAGACCAAAAGTCGCACTGGCAATACCAATTTCCATGGCGTTACTGATGCCAAAGTCTTCAGCAATTCTAGGTGCCCAAGCAATGGCAGTACCATGACCACCAATTAACGATACACTGCCGCCCAACATGCCTACGGCAGATTCCAAACCGAATATTTTGGCAACAGTAATACCAGTTAAGTTTTGCAGGATCATGTAACCAATGGTGATACCCAATAGAATCACTAGCGGCATACCGCCTTTAAGCAAGTCTCTAAGGCTTGAATTAATACCAATGGTGGTGAAGAAATACACCAGCAAAATATCTCGAGCGACCAGGGTAAATTCAATTTCAACTGAGGTGAGCGCGTAAATCAAACCAATCATTACTGAGAATAAAATCCCTCCGGTAACCGGTTCTGGAATACTAAACTCGCGCAGAAAACCCACCGCTGCATTTATTCGTCTACCGATAAATAGCACCAAAATACCAATGGTGGCGGTGAAAAAGGAGTCAAATAGTAGAACTCCATTGTCAAACTCAATACCCATAAAACGTCCTATAACATTAATGATTTAAACATGCCGATGGCATGTCGAGCAGGATCCATCCTACTTAGGTGTATAAGTGGCGGAATAGTTGCAATTTTTCGCAAATATTTCCAAGTTAGTGTAGAGAGTGATTGCTATTGAGTAAACGTAATTTAGCGAATTACTTCAGACGAGGCCTTACTCTGAGGCTGTAGCTTGCTTGTTGAAAAAATAACAAGCACACACTAAATAATTTGCTTTTATTTGACGGTTCTTTGTTATTATTCGTTTTTTATAGGCATTTTCAGTGCATGATGCTGCTGGCTTCGCATTTATGCCCTTTGTCATGAACTAAAGATAGACCGGCAACCTTGGCTTGCGCTAGAGTCTGCTCTCAGTTTGAAAAGGTAAAGAGTAATGCGACGCATCATTTTAGCTGTGGTGGCGCTTCTTACTGTTGTTACATGGATGTTTTACAGTGACGACGTGGCTGAAACAGAGCTTAGTCCAAGCAAACCGGTTACCGTAGAAGTGGTAACGGTAGAAAAGGGCAAACTACGCGAACAGGTTCATTTATTAGGTAATGTGTTTTCTGCCCACTCGGTAAATGTGAAAGCTGAGGTTGATGGCCGGATAGACACCATTGCAGTGCGCTCCAGCCAAGCCGTTCGCCAAGGCCAATTACTGGTGCAACTCGATGACCGCCATCAACGTGCAGTATTACAGCGTGAGCAGGCTCGCCTTGACGATATTCTTCGCCAACATCAAAACCTATTACAGTTACTGCCTAAAGGTGCGACTACTCAAGCAGAAGTAGATCGCTACGAATCACAAGTGGCTATGCAACAAGCTGAACTAGCTCTAGCAGAAGCGGCCCTGCAAGACCGCGCCATTCGCGCGCCATTTAGTGGCAAACTCGGCCTTGTAGATTTAAGCCCAGGCCAGTTAGTTGACTCTGATACTGTGCTCACCACTTTAGATGATGCCAATACTTTACGCCTTAACGTTCCCGTTGCCGCGCGCCATTTAGGCCGAATTAAGGTTGGGCAGCAGGCTAAGCTGCACCAAGCGGGTTTAAGCTCACGTATATTTAATGCCTCAGTGACTAGCATTGACAGCCGAGTGCGCGGCGAAAGCTTAAATGTGTACATTCAATTGTCTATCGACAACCAACAAGCTGGGCTAGCACCGGGCACTTTGGTAACCGGTGAGCTGGACTTAAATGCCAATCCACGAGTATTGATTCCGCTGCAAGCCATTGCCTATA
The Agarivorans aestuarii DNA segment above includes these coding regions:
- a CDS encoding efflux RND transporter periplasmic adaptor subunit encodes the protein MRRIILAVVALLTVVTWMFYSDDVAETELSPSKPVTVEVVTVEKGKLREQVHLLGNVFSAHSVNVKAEVDGRIDTIAVRSSQAVRQGQLLVQLDDRHQRAVLQREQARLDDILRQHQNLLQLLPKGATTQAEVDRYESQVAMQQAELALAEAALQDRAIRAPFSGKLGLVDLSPGQLVDSDTVLTTLDDANTLRLNVPVAARHLGRIKVGQQAKLHQAGLSSRIFNASVTSIDSRVRGESLNVYIQLSIDNQQAGLAPGTLVTGELDLNANPRVLIPLQAIAYNGDRRFAYRVNQQVAEKVELELGQRGDNLVEVLSGLNAGEQVVNKGLVKLHDGIEVEVLN
- the gltS gene encoding sodium/glutamate symporter, translated to MGIEFDNGVLLFDSFFTATIGILVLFIGRRINAAVGFLREFSIPEPVTGGILFSVMIGLIYALTSVEIEFTLVARDILLVYFFTTIGINSSLRDLLKGGMPLVILLGITIGYMILQNLTGITVAKIFGLESAVGMLGGSVSLIGGHGTAIAWAPRIAEDFGISNAMEIGIASATFGLILASLMGGPIAQFLVNRHNLKPKKEEPLDIGIAEKNKDNSITGFDFLDAILAIHVCIILGFLLNEAISQAGLQLPLFVTCLFAGIVMTNLVPKSLPRLTGTQWPSRKPAIALIADISLGTFLAMSLMSMQLWTLIDLAGPILAILAAQFMIAILVNIFVVFPAMGKSYDAAVICSGFGGISLGSTPTAMANMSAVSQRYGNSHLAFIIVPLVCAFFIDLVNALLIPFFLANF